One Mesorhizobium sp. J428 DNA segment encodes these proteins:
- a CDS encoding murein transglycosylase A, with the protein MPLSSAFRPVSFTDLPGWLEDDCGPAFEAFRRSAFRVLEKSYRTGSLGIDCAAFGSAYAEARLSPRLDKAAAHAFFERHFTPCLVEPGNGAERGFVTGFYEPEAAASPARTDRFRFPLYARPDDLVDIDDTNRPDGLDPYLAFARQTVDGIVEYYDRGEIERGALAGCGLEFAWLEDPVDVFFIHVQGAARLRMPDGQMRRVTYAAKSGQRFSGPGRILADLGEIPLAAVTMQSIRAWFRAHPGRVDEILWQNRSFIFFREAPVDDQSLGPVAAAKVPLTPGRSMAVDRLLHTFGTPFFIDAPELTGFEGRPFRRLMIAQDTGSAIVGAARGDLFAGSGDAAGEIAGVVKSAADFYALVPNALLAGRTP; encoded by the coding sequence ATGCCCCTGTCCTCGGCGTTCCGCCCGGTCTCCTTCACCGACCTGCCCGGCTGGCTTGAGGACGACTGCGGTCCGGCTTTCGAGGCATTCCGCCGGTCGGCGTTCCGCGTCCTTGAGAAATCATACCGAACCGGCAGCCTGGGAATCGATTGCGCCGCCTTCGGGTCCGCTTATGCCGAAGCACGCCTCTCGCCCCGGCTCGACAAAGCGGCCGCCCACGCCTTCTTCGAGCGCCACTTCACTCCTTGCCTCGTCGAGCCGGGAAACGGAGCCGAACGCGGCTTCGTGACCGGCTTCTACGAGCCGGAGGCCGCCGCCTCTCCCGCCCGCACCGATCGCTTCCGCTTCCCGCTCTATGCGCGCCCCGACGATCTGGTCGACATAGACGACACCAACCGGCCCGACGGCCTCGATCCCTATCTCGCCTTCGCCCGGCAGACCGTCGACGGCATCGTCGAATATTATGACCGCGGCGAGATCGAGCGCGGCGCGCTGGCGGGGTGCGGGCTCGAATTCGCCTGGCTGGAAGACCCGGTCGACGTGTTCTTCATCCATGTGCAGGGCGCGGCAAGGCTACGCATGCCGGACGGACAGATGCGCCGCGTGACCTACGCCGCCAAGAGCGGCCAGCGCTTCAGCGGACCTGGACGCATCCTGGCCGATCTCGGCGAAATCCCGCTGGCCGCCGTGACGATGCAGTCGATTCGCGCCTGGTTCCGGGCACATCCCGGGCGGGTCGACGAGATCCTCTGGCAGAACCGGTCCTTCATCTTCTTCCGCGAGGCGCCGGTGGACGATCAGTCGCTCGGGCCGGTGGCTGCCGCCAAGGTGCCGCTGACCCCCGGCAGGTCGATGGCCGTGGACAGGCTGCTGCACACGTTCGGAACACCTTTCTTCATCGACGCTCCGGAGCTGACGGGCTTCGAGGGGCGCCCGTTCCGCCGTCTGATGATCGCGCAGGACACCGGCTCCGCGATCGTCGGCGCCGCGCGCGGCGACCTCTTCGCCGGCTCCGGCGATGCTGCCGGCGAGATCGCAGGCGTGGTGAAGAGTGCAGCCGATTTCTATGCGCTCGTCCCCAACGCGCTGCTGGCCGGACGGACGCCATGA
- a CDS encoding Smr/MutS family protein, protein MSRSRARDLTDEERVLWNLVARTTQPLKGKAAPEPAFVPEAEPPSKPPAVQAAAPQLQPAQQHRLQVHHLDRLTQKKISKGRLPLEARIDLHGMRQDEAYGLLLSFLRRAHASGIRYVLVITGKGRSLASEGVLKRSVPGWFATPPFRDLVSGFEDAARNHGGEGALYVRLRRLPHETGP, encoded by the coding sequence ATGAGCCGCTCCCGTGCCCGCGACCTGACCGACGAGGAGCGGGTTCTCTGGAACCTGGTCGCGCGCACCACCCAGCCGCTCAAGGGCAAGGCGGCACCGGAGCCGGCATTCGTGCCGGAGGCCGAACCGCCTTCGAAACCGCCGGCAGTCCAGGCTGCCGCCCCGCAACTACAGCCGGCGCAGCAGCATCGGCTCCAGGTGCACCACCTCGACCGGCTGACGCAGAAGAAGATCTCGAAGGGCCGGCTGCCGCTCGAAGCCCGCATCGACCTGCACGGAATGCGCCAGGACGAGGCCTACGGGTTGCTGTTGTCCTTCCTCCGGCGTGCGCATGCATCGGGCATCCGCTACGTCCTCGTCATCACCGGCAAGGGGCGCTCGCTGGCGAGCGAGGGCGTGCTGAAGCGCTCCGTTCCTGGCTGGTTCGCCACGCCGCCCTTCAGGGACCTGGTGAGCGGCTTCGAGGACGCCGCCCGCAACCATGGCGGCGAAGGCGCGCTCTATGTCAGGCTCCGCCGCCTGCCGCACGAGACGGGGCCATGA
- a CDS encoding helix-turn-helix domain-containing protein codes for MTPFGAKVRDLRRARGVSQKDMAAAIGVSPAYLSALEHGRRGRPTWAMLQKIIGYFNIIWDEAEELLRLAETSDPRAVIDTSGLSPRATELANLLSERIAQLTDAELEQMIAIVHRPRRRSR; via the coding sequence ATGACCCCCTTCGGCGCGAAGGTGCGCGATCTGAGGCGCGCTCGCGGCGTCTCGCAGAAGGACATGGCCGCGGCCATCGGCGTCAGCCCTGCCTATCTCTCCGCGCTGGAGCATGGCCGCCGCGGTCGCCCGACCTGGGCGATGCTGCAGAAGATCATCGGCTACTTCAACATCATCTGGGACGAGGCCGAGGAACTGCTCCGTCTCGCCGAGACCTCCGATCCGCGCGCGGTGATCGACACGTCCGGCCTCTCGCCCCGCGCGACGGAATTGGCCAACCTCCTGTCGGAGCGCATCGCGCAGCTCACGGATGCAGAATTGGAGCAGATGATCGCCATCGTCCACCGGCCGCGGCGCCGGTCGCGCTGA
- the hslU gene encoding ATP-dependent protease ATPase subunit HslU, giving the protein MTNFSPREIVSELDRYIVGQKDAKRAVAIALRNRWRRQQLTGQMREEVMPKNILMIGPTGVGKTEIARRLAKLAGAPFIKVEATKFTEVGYVGRDVEQIVRDLVEVAIVLVREKMREDVKARAHLNAEERVLEALVGKTASPATRDSFRKKLRNGELDDKEIEIEVADTGTGGMPGFEIPGMPGANIGVLNINDMLSKAMGQKRTKTRKTTVKESYGLLIDDESDKLLDQDQVIAAALQSAQDDGIVFLDEIDKIAARDGGVGAGVSREGVQRDLLPLVEGTTVATKYGPVKTDHILFIASGAFHVAKPSDLLPELQGRLPIRVELRALEKDDFKRILTEPEASLIKQYIALMATEGVELAFTDDAIDRLAGIAVELNATVENIGARRLQTVMERVLDEASYEAPDKSGSSITVDAEFVAKNVGDIARNTDLSRFIL; this is encoded by the coding sequence ATGACCAACTTTTCCCCCCGCGAGATCGTTTCCGAGCTCGACCGCTACATCGTCGGCCAGAAGGACGCCAAGCGCGCGGTCGCGATCGCGCTGCGCAACCGCTGGCGGCGCCAGCAGCTCACCGGCCAGATGCGCGAAGAGGTGATGCCGAAGAACATCCTGATGATCGGACCGACGGGCGTCGGCAAGACCGAGATCGCCCGCCGCCTCGCCAAGCTCGCCGGCGCGCCCTTCATCAAGGTCGAGGCCACCAAGTTCACCGAGGTCGGCTATGTCGGCCGCGACGTGGAACAGATCGTTCGCGACCTGGTCGAGGTCGCCATCGTGCTGGTGCGCGAAAAGATGCGCGAGGACGTGAAGGCGCGCGCGCATCTCAACGCCGAGGAACGCGTGCTCGAAGCGCTGGTCGGCAAGACGGCAAGCCCGGCGACGCGCGACTCGTTCCGCAAGAAGCTGCGCAACGGCGAGCTGGACGACAAGGAGATCGAGATCGAGGTTGCCGACACCGGCACCGGCGGCATGCCCGGCTTCGAGATCCCCGGCATGCCGGGCGCCAATATCGGTGTGCTGAACATAAACGACATGCTGTCCAAGGCGATGGGCCAGAAGCGCACCAAGACGCGCAAGACGACGGTGAAGGAGTCCTACGGGCTGCTGATCGACGACGAGTCGGACAAGCTGCTCGACCAGGACCAGGTGATCGCGGCTGCGCTCCAGTCGGCGCAGGACGACGGCATCGTCTTCCTCGACGAGATCGACAAGATCGCCGCGCGTGACGGAGGTGTCGGCGCCGGCGTTTCCCGTGAGGGCGTACAGCGCGACCTGCTGCCGCTGGTCGAGGGCACGACGGTCGCGACCAAATACGGGCCAGTGAAGACGGACCACATTCTCTTCATCGCCTCGGGCGCGTTCCACGTCGCCAAGCCGTCGGACCTGTTGCCCGAGCTGCAGGGTCGCCTGCCGATCCGTGTCGAGCTCAGGGCGCTGGAGAAGGACGACTTCAAGCGCATCCTGACCGAGCCGGAGGCGAGCCTGATCAAGCAGTATATCGCGCTGATGGCGACCGAAGGCGTGGAACTCGCCTTTACCGACGACGCGATCGACCGGCTGGCCGGGATAGCTGTCGAACTGAATGCGACAGTCGAAAACATCGGCGCGCGGCGCCTCCAGACAGTGATGGAGCGCGTACTCGATGAAGCCTCCTACGAGGCGCCCGACAAGTCCGGGTCTTCGATCACCGTGGATGCGGAATTCGTGGCAAAGAACGTCGGCGATATCGCCAGGAACACAGATTTGTCGCGTTTCATCCTGTAA
- a CDS encoding GNAT family N-acetyltransferase, translating to MPREPLYDFRAVEEADLPLLGTWLRQPHVVEWWGDPDKGIAEIRQAMEEVSVEPLIVELNGRPVAYLQSYDPHMEDDHPYQDQPFGTLGIDISIGEADLLGKGHGSAIVAQFAEQLFEEGAPRLIIDPEPTNARAIRAYEKAGFRAFDTRTTIYGTALMMARDAEEE from the coding sequence ATGCCGCGTGAGCCGCTCTACGACTTCCGGGCGGTGGAGGAAGCCGATCTTCCGCTGCTCGGAACCTGGCTGAGACAGCCGCACGTCGTCGAATGGTGGGGCGATCCCGACAAGGGCATCGCCGAAATCCGCCAGGCGATGGAGGAGGTGTCGGTCGAGCCGCTGATCGTCGAGCTGAACGGCAGGCCGGTCGCCTATCTCCAGAGCTACGATCCGCATATGGAGGACGACCATCCCTATCAGGATCAGCCGTTCGGAACGCTCGGCATCGACATCTCGATCGGCGAAGCGGATCTGCTCGGCAAGGGCCATGGCAGCGCCATCGTCGCCCAGTTCGCCGAACAGCTGTTCGAGGAAGGGGCGCCACGGCTGATCATCGATCCGGAACCGACCAACGCCAGGGCGATCCGCGCCTATGAGAAGGCCGGTTTCAGGGCCTTCGACACGAGAACGACAATCTATGGCACCGCCCTGATGATGGCGCGGGATGCCGAGGAAGAATGA
- the hslV gene encoding ATP-dependent protease subunit HslV, which produces MSEEIIMHGTTIVTVRKGGKVVIAGDGQVSLGNTVMKGNAKKVRRIGKGNVIAGFAGATADAFTLLERLESKLEQYPDQLTRACVELAKDWRTDRYLRRLEAMMLVADKSVTLALTGTGDVLEPEHGVMAIGSGGNYALAAARALIDTDKDAEEIARKAMEIAADICIYTNQSVTLESIDAA; this is translated from the coding sequence ATGTCTGAAGAAATCATCATGCACGGCACCACGATCGTGACCGTGCGCAAGGGCGGGAAGGTTGTGATCGCCGGCGACGGCCAGGTGAGCCTCGGCAACACCGTGATGAAGGGCAATGCCAAGAAGGTGCGTCGCATCGGCAAGGGCAATGTCATCGCCGGCTTCGCCGGCGCCACCGCGGATGCCTTTACCCTTCTCGAACGCCTCGAATCCAAGCTCGAACAGTATCCCGACCAACTGACCCGCGCCTGCGTGGAACTGGCCAAGGACTGGCGCACCGACCGCTATCTCCGTCGCCTCGAGGCGATGATGCTGGTGGCGGACAAATCGGTGACGTTGGCGCTGACCGGCACGGGCGACGTGCTCGAACCCGAGCATGGCGTGATGGCGATCGGTTCAGGCGGCAACTATGCGCTCGCCGCCGCGCGCGCGCTGATCGATACGGACAAGGACGCCGAGGAGATCGCTCGCAAGGCGATGGAGATCGCGGCCGACATCTGCATCTACACCAATCAGTCCGTCACGCTCGAATCGATCGATGCCGCGTGA
- the hisB gene encoding imidazoleglycerol-phosphate dehydratase HisB, whose protein sequence is MSSTTPRRAEISRATKETEISVSVDLDGSGKFDVSTGVGFFDHMLEQLSRHSLIDMTVRAKGDLHIDDHHTVEDVGIALGQAISRALGERRGICRYASLDLAMDETLTRAAIDVSGRPFLVWNVAFTSPKIGTFDTELVREFFQALSQNAGVTLHVKNHYGANSHHIAETCFKAVARVLRTAIEADPRQAGAIPSTKGTLKG, encoded by the coding sequence ATGTCCAGCACCACCCCGCGCCGCGCCGAAATCAGCCGGGCGACCAAGGAAACGGAGATTTCCGTCTCGGTCGATCTCGACGGTTCGGGCAAGTTCGACGTCTCCACCGGCGTCGGCTTCTTCGATCACATGCTGGAGCAATTGTCGCGGCATTCGCTGATCGACATGACGGTGCGTGCCAAGGGCGACCTGCACATCGACGACCACCACACGGTGGAGGATGTCGGCATCGCGCTTGGACAGGCGATCTCCAGGGCGCTGGGAGAACGCCGCGGCATCTGCCGCTACGCCTCGCTCGACCTTGCCATGGACGAGACGCTGACGCGCGCGGCGATCGACGTGTCGGGCCGGCCGTTCCTCGTCTGGAACGTCGCCTTCACCTCGCCGAAGATCGGCACGTTCGACACCGAACTGGTGCGCGAGTTCTTTCAGGCGCTGTCGCAGAACGCCGGCGTGACGCTGCACGTGAAGAACCACTACGGCGCCAACAGCCACCACATCGCCGAGACCTGCTTCAAGGCGGTGGCGCGGGTGCTGCGGACGGCGATCGAGGCCGATCCGCGCCAGGCCGGCGCCATTCCCTCGACCAAGGGAACGCTGAAAGGATAG